A single genomic interval of Solimonas sp. K1W22B-7 harbors:
- a CDS encoding alpha/beta hydrolase translates to MSTVLLARAASRATQAAPAVRYPDIKIGWRSRALIRLMPLLLRPWLTYRVGRGLPALARYQLEFAGSWPQQVSGQPLDYTVLGGVGGAGIGDLSDRKRPVLLYLHGGGFLLPIAPWAHFPLFGWLCQTLGATGFMPEYRLAGQHPFPAALDDCERAYRALLDAGHSPERIVIAGESAGGNLTLALLLRLKRLGLPMPACAVPMSPMTDLCHLHSPPSRGRNRRRDPFIPIPPLVHMLRLYIPTTDARNPEVSPIFGDFHGLPPLHFLVGESEVLLDDSLVCVQRAREAGVAATADVWPILPHAFPQLAGFFPEARGAWDVIADFMRRHLDAHAPAGLRRS, encoded by the coding sequence ATGAGCACTGTTTTGCTGGCGCGCGCCGCGTCGCGCGCGACCCAGGCAGCTCCCGCGGTCCGGTATCCCGACATCAAGATCGGCTGGCGCAGTCGTGCGCTGATCCGCTTGATGCCGCTCCTTCTCCGGCCTTGGCTGACCTACCGGGTGGGGCGCGGATTGCCGGCCCTGGCGCGCTACCAGTTGGAGTTTGCCGGCAGCTGGCCGCAGCAGGTGTCCGGGCAGCCGCTGGATTACACGGTGCTTGGCGGCGTGGGGGGCGCGGGCATCGGCGACCTCAGTGATCGCAAACGCCCGGTATTGCTGTATTTGCATGGCGGCGGCTTCCTGCTGCCCATCGCGCCCTGGGCGCATTTCCCCTTGTTCGGCTGGCTCTGCCAGACACTTGGGGCGACCGGCTTCATGCCGGAATACCGTCTCGCCGGTCAGCATCCGTTTCCGGCTGCGCTCGACGATTGCGAGCGCGCCTATCGCGCGCTGCTCGACGCCGGGCACTCGCCGGAGCGCATCGTGATCGCCGGGGAGTCGGCTGGGGGCAATCTGACGCTCGCATTGTTGTTGCGCCTGAAGCGACTGGGTTTGCCGATGCCGGCCTGCGCGGTGCCCATGTCGCCGATGACCGACCTGTGCCATCTGCATTCGCCGCCCTCGCGGGGGCGCAACCGGCGGCGCGATCCCTTCATACCGATCCCGCCCCTGGTGCACATGCTGCGTCTCTACATCCCGACGACCGATGCGCGCAATCCGGAAGTCTCGCCGATCTTTGGCGATTTCCACGGCCTGCCGCCGCTGCATTTCCTGGTCGGCGAGAGCGAGGTGCTGCTGGACGACAGCCTGGTCTGCGTGCAGCGCGCCCGCGAGGCCGGCGTCGCCGCGACTGCGGACGTCTGGCCGATCCTGCCGCACGCCTTTCCCCAGCTCGCTGGCTTTTTCCCCGAAGCACGCGGCGCCTGGGACGTTATCGCCGATTTCATGCGCAGGCATCTCGATGCCCACGCACCGGCCGGCCTGCGCCGGTCCTGA